A part of Scophthalmus maximus strain ysfricsl-2021 chromosome 20, ASM2237912v1, whole genome shotgun sequence genomic DNA contains:
- the LOC118285398 gene encoding growth arrest-specific protein 1-like: MASRAMLTGRAAGLVCSVFILTVGLCVGSPSHGRRLVCWKAILKCHGEPECHYAYDQYLYACASVLGGERKKCPSHCISSLIQLNLTQSGPALEDCDCARDPVCRRTKQAVEPCLPRTSAVGCTEARRQCEADPSCSSAMRDYLFHCRKLFGGERCSDGCRRVIAGMRAIPKAQQLDTCVCDGAERNICEYIKVSMKTFCAERGDRFAGSGLSDAEDDSEDDYVDQGDYQYVENSSDSAPCQSGLIVLLTTILVLTQFI, from the coding sequence ATGGCAAGTCGCGCCATGCTGACGGGGCGGGCGGCGGGTTTGGTGTGCAGTGTTTTCATCCTGACCGTGGGGCTCTGTGTCGGATCCCCCAGCCACGGCCGCCGGCTGGTCTGCTGGAAAGCCATCCTCAAGTGCCACGGGGAGCCGGAGTGCCATTACGCGTACGACCAGTACCTCTACGCCTGCGCGTCTGTCCTCGGTGGGGAACGCAAGAAGTGTCCCAGTCACTGCATATCGTCCCTGATTCAGCTCAACCTCACCCAGAGCGGCCCGGCTCTGGAGGACTGCGACTGCGCCCGGGACCCGGTCTGCAGGCGCACCAAGCAAGCCGTCGAGCCGTGCCTGCCGCGGACCAGCGCCGTGGGCTGCACGGAGGCGCGGCGGCAGTGCGAGGCGGACCCGTCCTGCAGCTCCGCCATGCGGGACTATTTGTTCCACTGCCGAAAGCTGTTCGGTGGGGAGAGGTGCTCGGACGGGTGCCGCCGGGTGATCGCCGGCATGCGCGCCATCCCGAAGGCGCAGCAGCTCGACACATGCGTGTGCGACGGCGCGGAGAGGAACATCTGCGAGTACATCAAGGTCAGCATGAAAACCTTCTGCGCCGAGCGCGGCGACAGGTTCGCGGGGAGCGGGCTCTCGGACGCCGAGGACGATTCTGAGGACGATTACGTCGACCAGGGGGATTATCAGTACGTGGAGAACTCGAGTGACTCCGCGCCGTGTCAGAGTGGGCTTATAGTCCTCCTGACCACCATTTTGGTTTTAACCCAATTCATCTGA
- the LOC118285388 gene encoding fructose-1,6-bisphosphatase 1, translating to MSDKGTFDTNVLTLTRFVLEEGRKAQGTGELTNLLNSICTAVKAISTAVRKAGIANLYGIAGSTNVTGDQVKKLDILSNDLVINMIKSSFTSCVLVSEEDEKAIIVDPDIRGKYIVCFDPLDGSSNIDCLVSIGTIFAIYRKTTDDEPAENDALQPGRNIVAAGYALYGSATMMVLSTGQGVNCFMLDPAIGEFILVDRDVKIKKKGKIYSLNEGYAQHFYPDVTEYLQKKKYPEDGSAPYGSRYVGSMVADVHRTLVYGGIFLYPANVKSPNGKLRLLYECNPMAFIMVQAGGMATTGSMNVLDIQPTSIHQRVPVVLGSPDDVQEYISIYKKHNK from the exons ATGTCTGACAAGGGAACCTTCGATACCAACGTGCTGACCCTCACCAGGTTTGTtctggaggaggggaggaaagcaCAGGGAACAGGTGAGCTGACCAACCTGCTCAACTCCATCTGCACTGCTGTCAAAGCCATTTCCACTGCTGTCAGGAAGGCTGGGATCGCTAACCT ATATGGCATTGCTGGAAGCACCAATGTGACGGGGGACCAGGTGAAGAAGCTGGATATCCTGTCCAATGACCTGGTCATCAACATGATCAagtcctccttcacctcctgcGTGCTTGTGtcggaggaagatgagaaggcCATCATTGTGGACCCAGACATCAGA GGAAAATACATTGTGTGCTTTGATCCACTGGATGGTTCCTCAAACATCGACTGTCTTGTCTCCATTGGAACCATTTTTGCCATCTACAGAAAG ACCACAGACGATGAGCCTGCAGAGAATGATGCTTTGCAACCAGGAAGAAATATTGTTGCTGCTGGTTATGCTCTGTATGGCAGTGCCACCATGATGGTCCTCTCCACTGGTCAGGGAGTCAACTGCTTCATGCTTGATCCG GCAATTGGTGAGTTCATTTTAGTGGATCGAGATGTAAAGAtcaagaaaaagggaaaaatctaCAGTTTGAATGAGGGATATGCACAGCACTTTTATCCAGATGTGACAGAATACCTGCAAAAGAAGAAATACCCAGAG GATGGTTCTGCTCCGTATGGCAGTCGATATGTTGGCTCAATGGTAGCCGATGTTCATCGTACTTTGGTGTATGGAGGAATCTTTTTATATCCTGCTAATGTCAAGAGTCCTAATGGCAAG CTGAGGCTGCTGTATGAATGCAACCCCATGGCCTTCATCATGGTGCAGGCAGGAGGCATGGCCACCACAGGATCCATGAACGTTCTGGACATCCAGCCCACCTCTATCCACCAGCGAGTCCCTGTGGTCCTTGGATCCCCTGATGATGTGCAAGAATATATTTCCATTTACAAGAAGCATAACAAATGA
- the LOC118285453 gene encoding KN motif and ankyrin repeat domain-containing protein 1-like isoform X1 yields the protein MAEGSNILRTASGQITEECVPNYLGIDYSYQSDVDYIKCVDNCQNSSTIKRLSLKRRPRVAVNNAAKAQCGNSSCQLHSEESSLSSSIDDKRQLGISSSTRGRPPLPPPHGSSLDNKLSRNEGPAKSQILPESEHQPPVRYLALQRQSPTLESHKQLEEKVTSRPPPQPQPRRRLASFGGVSSTGSLSPFTGLGAYNQNNNGNKPTSTGVGMQVQLTSSLGTRGSTGCLRLSPQSSGRSTPVTSHGSMHLQHVRDQMVVALQRLKELEEQVKIIPILQIKISVLQEEKRQLVSQLKNQSDNEDHEVIWRRTNSMERSDVENKVNTEEAHMVRSDLTDLREIRKLTEEMQALERTIKGGHLQAWNGKGHSPLYDKAVADCNDEGITFSKPVKENKYVNTNQVETRSIATEVSEINLGIYTDREAELDAQQLIICALKETISDLEAELKESALQTEMSRLKLELQAAGARNRADKASLARPSTVSTGIEVRPDTTSQGVGNHTEVQDTGTGEATEVKSVGVSCCGPDLKNACTGPNVPMSHWEVRERVKTREKGVGIQVSTNTQGVMTEIKLCDAETNTEVPVEILGSKKGKTEYHSVACGDCSVDVIICEPKELVSEGMGTDPVRRADLGIMVAPVTFSQRTNTVSSSVSRFTNTRHAFNTDSSTNTLLSTQDKHTNTTQTVTRAVSVGNRVRDINCTPETRTFGVGTANLVGNALKQTPGKVAKVTRDTGVGFTNINDNFLVGLKTRNMASGPSHLPDPIKTRSIGVGEGRIRDLAASCSTPCQSTHSPWDPELNHYIEKMQMLLGEDGDLQTDDCAKQYSSRGNGSSKLSCNNNAVAKRGKEVHHFDSQQPVSGECETPSQRSVHSSQCDKTNPGICQQGGNDSEVKRMIQMLEQQASSALQDRSANPGVLRSVIKKQNGDQGCSSNRKSMKFMRVTTGLDPMMSYELAVSEKEVEKTGNKKLREPSHDGTQARKSKGCCNKGSKGSVKSPTQQRCKLSEKIFSACQALKMHLSDDTALSSKELHNCLQTLQQEWFSVSSHKCAAPDTVDDHLFSFRIISPTVLQHIANMADGNGNTALHYSVSHSNFRIVKKLLDAEVCNVNKQNKAGYTPIMLAALAAVETPEDMRVVEQLFTRGDVNAKASQAGQTALMLAVSHGRMGMVQALLAQGAEVNLQDDEGSSALMCASEHGHADIVKLLLAQPDCDTTLTDGDDSTALSIALEAGHNDIAVLLYAHANFSRGQAGQAAARHSGSSLSSSGGRNNLE from the exons ATGGCTGAAGGCAGTAACATCTTGAGAACTGCGTCAG GACAAATCACTGAGGAGTGTGTTCCTAACTACTTGGGGATTGACTACAGTTATCAGTCGGACGTGGACTACATCAAGTGTGTGGACAATTGCCAAAACAGCTCCACTATTAAGCGACTAAGCCTTAAGAGGCGGCCCAGAGTGGCTGTCAATAATGCAGCAAAAGCACAGTGTGGTAATTCATCCTGCCAGTTACATTCTGAAGAATCCTCGTTATCATCTAGCATTGATGATAAAAGACAATTGGGCATTTCTTCTTCAACCAGAGGTCGaccaccacttcctcctccacatggTTCCTCCTTGGATAACAAGCTGTCAAGGAATGAGGGACCAGCAAAGTCTCAAATACTTCCTGAGTCAGAGCATCAGCCTCCTGTAAGATATCTTGCTTTACAAAGACAAAGTCCTACATTGGAGAGCCACAAGCagttggaggagaaggtgaCCAGCCGTCCTCCCCCTCAGCCCCAACCCCGGCGACGACTGGCTAGCTTTGGAGGAGTAAGCTCCACTGGGTCACTTTCCCCCTTCACTGGCCTGGGGGCATATAATCAAAACAACAATGGGAACAAGCCTACTAGCACAGGGGTTGGTATGCAAGTCCAACTCACCTCATCCCTTGGCACCAGAGGTAGCACAGGGTGCCTGAGATTGAGCCCACAGAGCTCTGGTAGATCCACTCCAGTTACAAGTCATGGTTCCATGCACCTGCAACATGTCCGTGACCAGATGGTGGTAGCTCTGCAGAggctgaaggagctggaggagcaggtgaaaaTCATTCCTATTCTCCAGATAAAAATCTCAGTCCTTCAGGAGGAAAAGAGGCAACTTGTCTCTCAGCTCAAGAACCAGAGTGACAATGAGGATCATGAAGTGATCTGGAGGAGAACTAACAGCATGGAAAGGTCTGATGTTGAGAACAAGGTTAATACTGAAGAGGCACACATGGTGCGAAGTGACCTCACCGACCTCAGGGAAATCAGAAAACTAACTGAAGAGATGCAGGCATTGGAAAGAACAATCAAGGGTGGACATTTGCAAGCATGGAATGGGAAAGGTCACAGCCCTCTGTATGACAAAGCAGTTGCAGATTGTAATGATGAAGGTATCACATTTTCGAAacctgtaaaagaaaacaaatatgtgaaCACTAATCAGGTAGAGACCAGGTCCATTGCAACAGAGGTGTCAGAAATTAATCTTGGAATTtacacagacagagaagcagagcTTGATGCCCAACAACTAATAATTTGTGCTCTGAAAGAGACAATTTCTGACTTGGAAGCAGAATTGAAAGAATCAGCCCTCCAGACAGAGATGAGCCGCCTGAAACTGGAGCTTCAGGCCGCAGGAGCTAGGAACCGAGCTGATAAAGCATCTCTTGCTAGGCCGTCCACTGTGAGCACCGGCATCGAAGTGAGGCCTGACACCACATCCCAGGGAGTTGGTAATCACACAGAGGTCCAGGATACCGGCACAGGGGAGGCAACAGAGGTGAAGAGTGTGGGAGTATCTTGTTGTGGACCTGATCTGAAGAATGCTTGCACAGGACCAAATGTTCCCATGAGCCACTGGGAGGTCAGAGAGCGAGTTAAGACCAGGGAAAAGGGTGTAGGGATTCAGGtttctacaaacacacaaggagTTATGACAGAGATAAAGTTGTGTGATGCAGAAACCAACACAGAGGTACCAGTGGAGATTCTTGGctcaaagaaaggaaaaactgaGTATCATTCAGTGGCTTGTGGGGACTGTTCTGTTGATGTGATCATCTGTGAACCAAAGGAACTGGTTTCTGAAGGTATGGGCACAGATCCTGTCAGAAGAGCTGATCTGGGAATCATGGTAGCACcagtgacattttcacagcGTACAAACACTGTATCAAGCTCAGTGTCTCGCTTTACCAACACAAGACATGCATTCAACACAGACTCCAGCACTAATACTCTCCTCAGTACCCAAGACAAGCACACCAATACCACTCAGACTGTCACTAGGGCTGTGTCAGTAGGGAACAGGGTCAGAGACATCAACTGCACCCCGGAGACCCGTACGTTTGGTGTTGGAACTGCAAATCTGGTaggaaatgccttaaagcaaaCACCAGGGAAAGTCGCCAAGGTAACCCGAGACACTGGAGTTGGGTTCACAAACATTAATGACAATTTCCTGGTTGGACTGAAAACTCGAAATATGGCCTCTGGACCATCTCATCTACCTGACCCTATCAAGACAAGAAGTATCGGTGTAGGAGAGGGGAGGATACGGGATTTGGCAGCTTCATGCAGTACACCTTGCCAATCTACACATTCTCCATGGGACCCTGAGCTTAACCACTATATAGAAAAGATGCAGATGCTCCTGGGGGAGGATGGGGACCTGCAGACAGATGACTGCGCTAAGCAATATAGCAGTCGAGGAAATGGCAGCTCCAAGTTGTCCTGCAATAACAATGCTGTTGCAAAACGAGGGAAAGAGGTCCATCATTTTGATTCTCAACAACCAG TCAGTGGAGAGTGTGAAACTCCATCTCAACGTTCAGTCCACTCTTCTCAATGTGACAAAACAAACCCAGGAATCTGCCAACAGGGCGGCAATGATTCTGAGGTGAAAAGAATGATACAGATGTTAGAACAACAGGCATCCTCTGCTCTGCaag ACAGGTCAGCCAATCCTGGCGTGCTGCGGTCTGTGATAAAGAAACAGAATGGTGACCAAGGCTGTAGCAGCAACAGGAAGAGCATGAAGTTCATGAGGGTAACAACAGG aCTGGACCCCATGATGTCTTACGAGCTTGCTGTCAGCGAGAAGGAAGTggaaaagacaggaaacaaaaaactgagggAACCGTCTCACGATGGAACACAAGCAAGAAAGAGCAAAGGATGCTGCAACAAGGGATCGAAAGGGTCTGTAAAGTCACCCACCCAACAAAG GTGTAAGTTAagtgaaaagattttttctGCTTGTCAAGCCTTAAAGATGCACCTGAGTGATGACACAGCTTTATCCAGCAAGGAATTG CACAACTGTCTACAAACACTCCAGCAAGAGTGGTTCTCTGTGTCCAGCCACAAGTGTGCTGCTCCTGACACTGTGGACGACCACTTGTTCTCGTTTCGGATCATTTCACCGACAGTATTGCAACATATAGCAAATATGGCTGACGGCAATGGAAACACAGCTCTGCACTACAGCGTGTCTCACTCCAACTTTCGAATTGTCAAGAAATTGCTTGATGCAG AAGTGTGCAATGTGAATAAGCAGAACAAAGCAGGTTACACACCTATCATGCTTGCTGCACTTGCGGCTGTGGAAACTCCAGAGGACATGAGAGTTGTGGAGCAGCTCTTCACAAGAGGAGATGTCAACGCCAAGGCCAGCCAG GCCGGTCAGACAGCTCTGATGCTGGCAGTGAGCCATGGCAGAATGGGCATGGTGCAGGCCCTCCTGGCACAGGGGGCGGAGGTCAATCTCCAGGACGATGAGGGTTCGTCTGCGCTGATGTGTGCAAGCGAGCATGGGCACGCTGACATCGTCAAACTACTTCTGGCGCAGCCAGACTGCGACACGACCCTGACTGACGGT gatgACAGCACAGCCCTGTCCATCGCACTGGAGGCAGGACATAATGACATTGCAGTGCTCCTTTATGCTCATGCCAACTTCTCCAGAGGACAGGCAGGG CAGGCAGCTGCCCGTCACAGTGGaagctctctctcctcctctggcgGTAGAAATAATTTGGAATAA
- the LOC118285453 gene encoding KN motif and ankyrin repeat domain-containing protein 1-like isoform X2 produces the protein MAEGSNILRTASGQITEECVPNYLGIDYSYQSDVDYIKCVDNCQNSSTIKRLSLKRRPRVAVNNAAKAQCGNSSCQLHSEESSLSSSIDDKRQLGISSSTRGRPPLPPPHGSSLDNKLSRNEGPAKSQILPESEHQPPVRYLALQRQSPTLESHKQLEEKVTSRPPPQPQPRRRLASFGGVSSTGSLSPFTGLGAYNQNNNGNKPTSTGVGMQVQLTSSLGTRGSTGCLRLSPQSSGRSTPVTSHGSMHLQHVRDQMVVALQRLKELEEQVKIIPILQIKISVLQEEKRQLVSQLKNQSDNEDHEVIWRRTNSMERSDVENKVNTEEAHMVRSDLTDLREIRKLTEEMQALERTIKGGHLQAWNGKGHSPLYDKAVADCNDEGITFSKPVKENKYVNTNQVETRSIATEVSEINLGIYTDREAELDAQQLIICALKETISDLEAELKESALQTEMSRLKLELQAAGARNRADKASLARPSTVSTGIEVRPDTTSQGVGNHTEVQDTGTGEATEVKSVGVSCCGPDLKNACTGPNVPMSHWEVRERVKTREKGVGIQVSTNTQGVMTEIKLCDAETNTEVPVEILGSKKGKTEYHSVACGDCSVDVIICEPKELVSEGMGTDPVRRADLGIMVAPVTFSQRTNTVSSSVSRFTNTRHAFNTDSSTNTLLSTQDKHTNTTQTVTRAVSVGNRVRDINCTPETRTFGVGTANLVGNALKQTPGKVAKVTRDTGVGFTNINDNFLVGLKTRNMASGPSHLPDPIKTRSIGVGEGRIRDLAASCSTPCQSTHSPWDPELNHYIEKMQMLLGEDGDLQTDDCAKQYSSRGNGSSKLSCNNNAVAKRGKEVHHFDSQQPVSGECETPSQRSVHSSQCDKTNPGICQQGGNDSEVKRMIQMLEQQASSALQDRSANPGVLRSVIKKQNGDQGCSSNRKSMKFMRVTTGLDPMMSYELAVSEKEVEKTGNKKLREPSHDGTQARKSKGCCNKGSKGSVKSPTQQRCKLSEKIFSACQALKMHLSDDTALSSKELHNCLQTLQQEWFSVSSHKCAAPDTVDDHLFSFRIISPTVLQHIANMADGNGNTALHYSVSHSNFRIVKKLLDAEVCNVNKQNKAGYTPIMLAALAAVETPEDMRVVEQLFTRGDVNAKASQAGQTALMLAVSHGRMGMVQALLAQGAEVNLQDDEGSSALMCASEHGHADIVKLLLAQPDCDTTLTDGDDSTALSIALEAGHNDIAVLLYAHANFSRGQAGAAARHSGSSLSSSGGRNNLE, from the exons ATGGCTGAAGGCAGTAACATCTTGAGAACTGCGTCAG GACAAATCACTGAGGAGTGTGTTCCTAACTACTTGGGGATTGACTACAGTTATCAGTCGGACGTGGACTACATCAAGTGTGTGGACAATTGCCAAAACAGCTCCACTATTAAGCGACTAAGCCTTAAGAGGCGGCCCAGAGTGGCTGTCAATAATGCAGCAAAAGCACAGTGTGGTAATTCATCCTGCCAGTTACATTCTGAAGAATCCTCGTTATCATCTAGCATTGATGATAAAAGACAATTGGGCATTTCTTCTTCAACCAGAGGTCGaccaccacttcctcctccacatggTTCCTCCTTGGATAACAAGCTGTCAAGGAATGAGGGACCAGCAAAGTCTCAAATACTTCCTGAGTCAGAGCATCAGCCTCCTGTAAGATATCTTGCTTTACAAAGACAAAGTCCTACATTGGAGAGCCACAAGCagttggaggagaaggtgaCCAGCCGTCCTCCCCCTCAGCCCCAACCCCGGCGACGACTGGCTAGCTTTGGAGGAGTAAGCTCCACTGGGTCACTTTCCCCCTTCACTGGCCTGGGGGCATATAATCAAAACAACAATGGGAACAAGCCTACTAGCACAGGGGTTGGTATGCAAGTCCAACTCACCTCATCCCTTGGCACCAGAGGTAGCACAGGGTGCCTGAGATTGAGCCCACAGAGCTCTGGTAGATCCACTCCAGTTACAAGTCATGGTTCCATGCACCTGCAACATGTCCGTGACCAGATGGTGGTAGCTCTGCAGAggctgaaggagctggaggagcaggtgaaaaTCATTCCTATTCTCCAGATAAAAATCTCAGTCCTTCAGGAGGAAAAGAGGCAACTTGTCTCTCAGCTCAAGAACCAGAGTGACAATGAGGATCATGAAGTGATCTGGAGGAGAACTAACAGCATGGAAAGGTCTGATGTTGAGAACAAGGTTAATACTGAAGAGGCACACATGGTGCGAAGTGACCTCACCGACCTCAGGGAAATCAGAAAACTAACTGAAGAGATGCAGGCATTGGAAAGAACAATCAAGGGTGGACATTTGCAAGCATGGAATGGGAAAGGTCACAGCCCTCTGTATGACAAAGCAGTTGCAGATTGTAATGATGAAGGTATCACATTTTCGAAacctgtaaaagaaaacaaatatgtgaaCACTAATCAGGTAGAGACCAGGTCCATTGCAACAGAGGTGTCAGAAATTAATCTTGGAATTtacacagacagagaagcagagcTTGATGCCCAACAACTAATAATTTGTGCTCTGAAAGAGACAATTTCTGACTTGGAAGCAGAATTGAAAGAATCAGCCCTCCAGACAGAGATGAGCCGCCTGAAACTGGAGCTTCAGGCCGCAGGAGCTAGGAACCGAGCTGATAAAGCATCTCTTGCTAGGCCGTCCACTGTGAGCACCGGCATCGAAGTGAGGCCTGACACCACATCCCAGGGAGTTGGTAATCACACAGAGGTCCAGGATACCGGCACAGGGGAGGCAACAGAGGTGAAGAGTGTGGGAGTATCTTGTTGTGGACCTGATCTGAAGAATGCTTGCACAGGACCAAATGTTCCCATGAGCCACTGGGAGGTCAGAGAGCGAGTTAAGACCAGGGAAAAGGGTGTAGGGATTCAGGtttctacaaacacacaaggagTTATGACAGAGATAAAGTTGTGTGATGCAGAAACCAACACAGAGGTACCAGTGGAGATTCTTGGctcaaagaaaggaaaaactgaGTATCATTCAGTGGCTTGTGGGGACTGTTCTGTTGATGTGATCATCTGTGAACCAAAGGAACTGGTTTCTGAAGGTATGGGCACAGATCCTGTCAGAAGAGCTGATCTGGGAATCATGGTAGCACcagtgacattttcacagcGTACAAACACTGTATCAAGCTCAGTGTCTCGCTTTACCAACACAAGACATGCATTCAACACAGACTCCAGCACTAATACTCTCCTCAGTACCCAAGACAAGCACACCAATACCACTCAGACTGTCACTAGGGCTGTGTCAGTAGGGAACAGGGTCAGAGACATCAACTGCACCCCGGAGACCCGTACGTTTGGTGTTGGAACTGCAAATCTGGTaggaaatgccttaaagcaaaCACCAGGGAAAGTCGCCAAGGTAACCCGAGACACTGGAGTTGGGTTCACAAACATTAATGACAATTTCCTGGTTGGACTGAAAACTCGAAATATGGCCTCTGGACCATCTCATCTACCTGACCCTATCAAGACAAGAAGTATCGGTGTAGGAGAGGGGAGGATACGGGATTTGGCAGCTTCATGCAGTACACCTTGCCAATCTACACATTCTCCATGGGACCCTGAGCTTAACCACTATATAGAAAAGATGCAGATGCTCCTGGGGGAGGATGGGGACCTGCAGACAGATGACTGCGCTAAGCAATATAGCAGTCGAGGAAATGGCAGCTCCAAGTTGTCCTGCAATAACAATGCTGTTGCAAAACGAGGGAAAGAGGTCCATCATTTTGATTCTCAACAACCAG TCAGTGGAGAGTGTGAAACTCCATCTCAACGTTCAGTCCACTCTTCTCAATGTGACAAAACAAACCCAGGAATCTGCCAACAGGGCGGCAATGATTCTGAGGTGAAAAGAATGATACAGATGTTAGAACAACAGGCATCCTCTGCTCTGCaag ACAGGTCAGCCAATCCTGGCGTGCTGCGGTCTGTGATAAAGAAACAGAATGGTGACCAAGGCTGTAGCAGCAACAGGAAGAGCATGAAGTTCATGAGGGTAACAACAGG aCTGGACCCCATGATGTCTTACGAGCTTGCTGTCAGCGAGAAGGAAGTggaaaagacaggaaacaaaaaactgagggAACCGTCTCACGATGGAACACAAGCAAGAAAGAGCAAAGGATGCTGCAACAAGGGATCGAAAGGGTCTGTAAAGTCACCCACCCAACAAAG GTGTAAGTTAagtgaaaagattttttctGCTTGTCAAGCCTTAAAGATGCACCTGAGTGATGACACAGCTTTATCCAGCAAGGAATTG CACAACTGTCTACAAACACTCCAGCAAGAGTGGTTCTCTGTGTCCAGCCACAAGTGTGCTGCTCCTGACACTGTGGACGACCACTTGTTCTCGTTTCGGATCATTTCACCGACAGTATTGCAACATATAGCAAATATGGCTGACGGCAATGGAAACACAGCTCTGCACTACAGCGTGTCTCACTCCAACTTTCGAATTGTCAAGAAATTGCTTGATGCAG AAGTGTGCAATGTGAATAAGCAGAACAAAGCAGGTTACACACCTATCATGCTTGCTGCACTTGCGGCTGTGGAAACTCCAGAGGACATGAGAGTTGTGGAGCAGCTCTTCACAAGAGGAGATGTCAACGCCAAGGCCAGCCAG GCCGGTCAGACAGCTCTGATGCTGGCAGTGAGCCATGGCAGAATGGGCATGGTGCAGGCCCTCCTGGCACAGGGGGCGGAGGTCAATCTCCAGGACGATGAGGGTTCGTCTGCGCTGATGTGTGCAAGCGAGCATGGGCACGCTGACATCGTCAAACTACTTCTGGCGCAGCCAGACTGCGACACGACCCTGACTGACGGT gatgACAGCACAGCCCTGTCCATCGCACTGGAGGCAGGACATAATGACATTGCAGTGCTCCTTTATGCTCATGCCAACTTCTCCAGAGGACAGGCAGGG GCAGCTGCCCGTCACAGTGGaagctctctctcctcctctggcgGTAGAAATAATTTGGAATAA
- the LOC118285454 gene encoding probable global transcription activator SNF2L2 — translation MKTQRAYSPPFWAPLPSDQLMKRLAARRYAGLLILSPTAAADPGSQPAECSQPEAGENGSLEDMEEDISLKKRKGDHHGEEGLQAGLQAGLQAGLQAGQEAGEKVKRKRGRPPVEKLPPNPPELTRTLNKLVDMVINYKDGLGRQISKGFVQLPSKKEAPEYYELIRKPVDFRRIRERVRNHKYRSVGDLEKDIFLLCHNAQTYNLEGSQIYEDSIVIKSVFESARQRIVTDEEQKEAVSTSHNDNGSRAEDQFVPSAAVKPSPVQLKKGIKEERSRNTMAKRLHSDLDSDEDLDHNTTKDEG, via the exons ATGAAAACACAGCGCGCGTATTCTCCCCCCTTCTGGGCTCCGCTTCCGAGTGATCAGCTGATGAAGAGACTAGCAGCCCGCCGCTATGCTGGTCTGCTAATTCTCTCCCCCACAGCTGCCGCCGACCCTGGGAGCCAGCCTGCGGAGTGCAGTCAG CCTGAGGCAGGAGAAAACGGTTCACtggaggacatggaggaggacaTCAGTCTAAAGAAGCGTAAAGGTGATCACCATGGAGAGGAAGGGCTGCAGGCCGGGCTGCAGGCCGGGCTGCAGGCCGGGCTGCAGGCCGGGCAGGAAGCCGGCGAAAAGGTGAAAAGGAAGCGAGGGCGCCCCCCAGTAGAGAAACTGCCTCCAAATCCACCCGAACTCACCAGAACACTGAACAAGCTTGTTGACATGGTCATCAACTACAAGGACGG GTTGGGTCGACAGATCAGTAAAGGCTTTGTGCAGCTTCCCTCCAAGAAGGAGGCGCCTGAGTACTACGAGCTGATCCGAAAGCCTGTGGACTTCAGGAGGATCAGG GAACGTGTGCGCAATCACAAGTACAGAAGTGTGGGCGATTTGGAAAAGGATATTTTCCTCCTGTGTCACAATGCTCAGACTTATAACCTGGAGGGATCTCAG ATCTATGAGGACTCAATTGTCATTAAGTCTGTTTTCGAGAGTGCAAGACAGAGAATTGTCACGGACGAGGAACAGAAAGAGGCGGTTAGCACTAGTCACAATGATAATGGCAGCAGAGCTGAAGACCAGTTTGTTCCATCAGCAG CGGTGAAACCGTCACCAGTCCAGCTAAAGAAGGGGATtaaggaggagagaagcagaaacACCATGGCCAAGAGGCTCCACAGTGATTTAGACAGTGATGAGGACCTAGACCACA